The following DNA comes from Sorex araneus isolate mSorAra2 chromosome 5, mSorAra2.pri, whole genome shotgun sequence.
GTAATTCACTTCTAGGCACATAGTTATATTTACAGCAACAAATGAAGACCACCAGATAACTGTGACAGGCTCTGTAGTAACTACTGCAAAAATGATTTTAACTAACAATCACATACAAAAATCACTCCTAGATGCATTTTCTAAAGCTTATCCATTGTAACCAGTATCACACTTAATTTAAAGAATACATTATAACCAAGTAAAACacacaaaattcaaaaattataaattgaagaagaaaaaaaggatacTATTAAATCTAATAGGACGCTATTAGATTTAATTTCTGTTGCTGACAGAACTCCTTTACTTTTTCAGGGAATGGTCTCAAATTTTTGATTCCCTGGAAATACATAGTACAACTCAATTACAAGCCAAGTGACATTTTAATTAGAAACTGTTGTCATAAACAGTTCACTATCTCGCATATGTTGATAAACTTATCTTAAACAGATGTCAATTCCCCAGTACAATAATAATTTGCCATTTCATTTGGACACTtgccatttttaaatgattattttcagCTAAGCAAAAAGCAGACCCTAGGAATCTATgccttcttaaaaaattttaacctgCAAGTTAATTTGGTGGTGCTATAATACTAATCTACACCAGAAATTATATAACCGGGGGAGCATGAAAGGACAAACAAAAGCTGGAATATCTTTACAAGTAGAATCAACAGAAGCTATCTAAGAGGCCTCATCTAGCCTGGGGCGGATTTTTTGCTAGTGCTTTTCTTCTCCAATAATAGACAGCTCCCCCAGCACACGCGGCTATCTAGATTAACCTAATTTCAAAGGCGGGGGGTTGATTCCTTTTGTTCATCAACAGTTTGTCGCCCCGAGACCCCAGGGCTTTTGtaacccctacccccaccctctTTTCTGATCTCATCTTCCCAGGCTCCTCAAATCCCAACGACTACGGTCCCTACCACCAAGCGACAGTagacttggggtgtgtgtgtgtgtgtgcgtctgtgtcgtgtgtgtgcaggcatgtgtgtgcgtgtgcgctcACGCGCGCCCTCCCACGGAGGTGGCGAAGAGGGTCTGTGCCTGGAGGCTTGCACAAGCCCCACTCACCTTGACCTGACTCTCGGTCATCCCCAGCGAATAGGCCAAGCGAGCTCTCTCGGGCCCCGCCAGATACTTCGTTTGTTCGAACGTCTTCTCCAGGGCAAAGATCTGCTGGCCCGAGAAAGTGGGTCTCGTGTGTTTCCTCTTGCCGTCTTTGTCCAGCAGAATGGATCCTTGATCTGCGGGACAGATAAACACGGGAGAAGGGGGACGACAGTCTGTTAGACGCGGCTCTCGGGAAAGAGACCAGCGGGTGCATCCTAGGTTTGGGGGGGACTGGAAAGCCTATTCCGAGCGGGGCCCGCCGTGCTTTCGGCCCCACGGCGCTCCCGCCTGGGCCTTTCCACTCACACCTGCTCGGAACAGCACGGCGTGCCCAGAACCGCAGTCAAAGAACCTTCTGCCACCGGCACCAACAGCCGAACAGCCCGGAGCGCCTTACCAAAGTTCGCAGGCGCGGATCGCCCGGCCCCGCAAATTGCAAATTTCTGGGAAAGGTTCAAAAGCTCACCCGGAGTCTTGGCCGGGGCACAAACTAGTAGTTTTACCCCCAGAGTGCGCGCCACAATGgggcgtctttttttttttttccatactaGGATTCAATCGCCCCCCGCCCCAAGTCAAATGCCGCAGAAGCAGAGGCGCCGGCATTCTTGGTTCTCGCCCCAACAAGCTCTTTAAAATGAATTCGGTCGTGGCCCACACCCGGTCACCCTCCTGCCGTGGCCACCCCGGGGCGGTCACCAGCTGGGCTGTGGCAACTTCATTCCGCTACTGCGGCCCAGACACGCGGGAAAGTCCCTAGGCTTGGGGACACTGCCGGGACTGTCCTAACGCCACCGCTGAGACTGAGGTCCTCCACGCGCCAGCCAAAGAGCCCATCGCAGACCTAGATCACTAGTGGGTCTGCAGCAAGGTCTGCGGCGGGGGGCGCAGCTCCCCCTGGCTCTTGCCCCCTAGCCCCGCTCCTCCTCCGGTTCTTCCTGCAGCTGGAGCTGGAGGGCCAGAAGCGGGGCTGGCCGGGGCGCCGGTCCCCTAAGCCGACCGTGCGCTCCTCGCCTGGTTTCCCCGCGCGCCCTAGGGCCGAACGGGCCGAGTGGCTCTGGCTAAGAGGCGCGGTGGGGACACcctggtgggggtgtgggggtacTTAGGAAACACCTGTGCTGTGTTCGGGGCTGTGAGCGACCGCCGCGGCGGGCCCCCAACACCTGGCAGGGAGGAAGCCAGGAAGGTCGGTAAAGCGGACCGGGAAGCCGGACCCGCAGGAGTCCGGAAAAACGGGGGTGCTCGAGGGGCTGAGGGGggtgtctctctggtccccacctCTCTGAGCCCCGCCGGGCTTCGGGTTCTACTCGGGATGCTCCGGGGCAGCCTCCGACGCGGCCCCCGGGCTGCGGCTCGCGGTACCCGGCGCAGACGCGCGCACCCTCGCAGGGCCAGGCGTGGCCCAGCACTTGGGGAACCCTCGGCCCACGCCCTGCCCGCGAGGCCGGGGGACAGGCCCGCGGGACACGGGTCCCCCCGAGAGCCCCGAGCGCGGGGCGCCCGACGGTACTCACGCGGGGTGCAGGCCAGGCGCGCGTCCCGCCAGGGCGGGCTCTGCATCACTCCGGGCCAGAAGATGGGCGTCCGGCCGGGCAGCTCGGCCAGCGGCTTGGGGTAGCGACCCACGGCGGCCACGGCCGCGGCGCTCGGGCTGAAGTAGAgccccgggggcggcggcggcgggctcaGGCTGCTGAAGCGGGGCAGGCCGGCCAGCAGCCCGGCCGGGGAGGacgcggccgccgcggccgccgccgccgccgccgccgcggccgacgcggaggaggcggaggaggacgaggaggaggacgaggaggacgagccGGAGGGCGAGGCGGAGGGCAGGGCGGCCCCCGAGGCCAGGGGCATGGAGGGCCGGCTCAGGATGTCGTTGATGCCGTGCGGGGTGGCCGCCGAGAGCGGCTGCGGGGGGCTGCCCAGGGACGAGAGCCCCCCCGCGGCCGGGGGCTTCAGGCCGCCCGGGTTGTGAGTGCCCAGCGGCGGGGAGggcgacgacgacgacgacgacgacgacgaggacGAGGGGGGCCCGGCGGGCAGCGGGGGGTAGGCGGCGGGGTACAGCGGGGTCTTCATCTCGGCCATGCTGTGCAGGGCGGCCAGCGGCGGGCTGCTGAGCAGGAACGCGCTCTGCCGGGTGCCCTCCATGGCCCCCACCGCTAACATCCCACGGCCCGGCCGCCGCCCGCAGCCCGCCGCCGGGGGACCCGCGCGCCGCGCCCGGGGGCGACCTGCCAAGCGCGCCGCGGCGGGCACCGGCGTCCGGAGccggccgggccccgcgcccccttGGCGCCCCGGGTGTCCGGAGCGGGTCCCGATCCCGGGCTCCGACGCCCTCGGAAGACGCTCGGCGCACGCGGCTTCggatctcctcctcttcctcctcctcctccttctccgcGCCCGAAGAAGCGAAACAAAACGCCGCGGGGCCGCCGAGAGTTTGCAACAAAGTTCAGAGTCGCCGGATCGCCACTTTTCTAGAAGTTGGGGGGCCGGCGCGCTGGCCTCTGGGGGTCCGCCGGACGCCGCCGCCTGCTCGCGCCGCGCCGGGAGGGACGCGTCGCATCCAGTCCGCCCGGGGACCGCGCCCCGGCGCCGCGCCGGGTTGCAGCGCCTCCGAGCCCCGGGCGCCCGGGCTCGGCCCGCGGACCTGCTGCCGCCCCCGGCACTAAGAGTTGCAGTTCGGGGGGAGGACCGCGGGGAAGGGCGAAATAAAACTGGACAGACTCgagaaggggggaaggaaaaaaaaaagcagaagaagaagTAAAAACTGTGACGGCGGCTCGGATCCCGGCTGCGCTCCTGGCGTGCACTTGTGCAGAGGGGTCCGgcgacccccgccccacccccagcgcccGCTCCTGCGCTCACTGTCCGCCCGCGCCTCTCGGCTCTCGCATCTTTGGCCGCTGCCCTCGCAGGCTGCCTGCGCGCTGCCCAAGTCCGGTCCTCGGCCGAGCTGACCCTCTCCGCGGCGCTGCCCGTCCTCTGCGCGCTCCCTCCGGGCCTGACAGTTCAGATGAAGCTCTCAAAGGTAATAAAACATTTGCATCACTCCCTTCCCCTCTTTAGTTGGGGGacaggcgggagggggagggagggggggtccAAAATGAGAACTTTGAGGGACGTCACCCGGaggcagcggggcggggcggggcggggcggggcagaggaGGCGGGCGCAGGCCGAGGGGGCGTCCCCACCGTCTCCAATAGCGCGCAGGCTCGGCCTTCGCGTGGCCGCAGGGCCGCGCCCAGGCGGGGGCCGCCGCGCCCTCTGATTGGCTGAGGAGGGCCCGCCCTGGGGCGGAGGCGCTTGGtccccgcccctcgcccctccctccGTCCGCCGGTGGGCGTGGTCAGGGCGGGGCCCGGCGAGTGGTGCGGTGCCGCCGCGGGGCCCGTGGACGCCTCAATTAATTGTgttaaataaaatgggaaaggggagggggagccgAGTGGATAGGGTATTACTTTTTAAAGAGCAGAATAATGAAAACCCAGCCCTTTTATGGAAAAGCAGTTCATAGTcttcacctcccccccaccccccccaccccccccccccccgctcccgctAGCGTcagcctccccccttcccccgcgAGCTCGCGGCGCCTCACCTCGAGGAAGGTCTGGGCCCTTGGAAAATGGAGCTAATGGAGCAGGCAGCAGGCGCAGCCCTGGCCCAGCGCCTTCTTTTGAAGGGATTAATTAAAGGCCATCTGGGCTCTCCCAGAATTGTGTAAATTAATTTGTTGCTCCTTAAGCCTATAGATGTCTTTAATCCCCTTGTAGGCCGAAGGATCGTCCTCCTGCAGCTCCCCCCCCCAtcctttccttctctattctTTCTCCCCTCACCCTTCTTTTCATGCCTGCGTGTTTCCCCCAACCCTACAGCGATCGTTGTCTTTTCTAGGTTTTTTTACTCAGTTCACTAGGAACAGAATCAGCTTCGTGAGAATGTTCACCTTTCCTTGGACGTTTACACCTGAGAGCAGAGTTGTGCTGTCCTTTAAAAATCTTCTTTTTGTGGttatttgtttttgcatttctGTGGCGAGAGAATCATCATAGGTGAGGTGGAGTCGTTTATATACAgaagtataaaaaaaaacccGGAtactataatttttgaaaatcatctaCAGTTCTCTTGGGCTTGTCCGAGCACACAGGGCGGTTTCTGGAGATGGAGTGAACTTGGATTCTGGGCTGTGGGCAACGGGTGTCTAGAGTTTAAGAACTGGACAGTGGCTTCCTCCTCCCTGTAAATCTTTTTCCACTCCTGGAAGAGTCTTTAAATTCCCAGCCAACCGGATTGAATTGGGTACATGAGGACCCAAATTCCAGATTTCAGGATGTTCAAGTAACACAACTCAGGGCGGGATGATTGTAACAACTTGGATAAGATCTTTGCTTTCGGGGCTTGAAACATAGGACCGTGGGTCCCACAGTACATATGGccccactcctgagcacagagccaggaggaagtcctagCACCATTGGGTGCGGCCGCCCCAACCGGAAAAGTTATATAGAGATATAGATTGTTTGACTCTGAAGTTTGACTAGCTCTAGACTGTTTGACGGGAACTTTGACTATGTGTGCCAATGTACTTAGGTCCATGCACAGAAAGTCAGCAGGGATAATTCCACTATGAGAACTTCGATTTCTAAAGCACTGGTTTTTAAAGAGTAGCAATGTGCACTGGAGTCTGAGTTTTTAGATTTCCCTTCAACTTtggtcacctttttttttttttatttacttctgaTATTAGAGAAATGTCATTCTGATTTGCTCGTgggccctctctcttctcccttaaCCCCCAGCCCAGGCAAATTCCATTACCTGGCACTTTGGAATTGGAAAGGGGGAACGGTACTTTCCTCAACGTGCTCTGCGCTGCCCGGCTGATTCGGGAACAGTCGGCATTGCCCCGGGAGGAGCTCCCGGGCCGAGGCTGAGTCTGAACCCCTGCGCCGCTCCGACCGTGGCCGGGAGGAAAGGACTGGAACGGGATGCGGGAAGCCCGAGCCTGCCTGGGGCGCTGGGACCCCTCGGCCCCTAGCTTCGTTTTGGACCAGACTTCTTCAACCTGGCTGTGGGCGCCCCGCTCCTGGGCCACAGCGCAGACACTGCTTCTCCCGGAGGAGGTTGTGATGGAGAGAGAAGGTGGCTAGCGGCATTCAAAATCTTTATTTCTGTGACTCGGGCAAGAATAGAACCTGTTccatgaggtggggagggggattaCATTACATTAATGTGCAAGAGAGATTTAACCCAACTCCAGCAGTGCACGCCCATCGGGAAATTGTCGCTGCGCGTGACAAGTGTGCGGAGTTTAACCTGACATTCCCCAGCCAAGACAGCTCGCGTTGTTTTCTCTGGAGACGGTTTCCAGACATCCCGGCCTGCGTGTCCCAGGGCCGCGCGCGTGGCGGCCGCTCGGAGCGCAGCGCTGCGGGCCGCGGACATCTGGGTGCGgtgcggcccggcccggcccggcgggcGCGGGGACCGAGCGTCCAGCCCGGAGGAGGCGCCACCGCCTTGGCCCGAGAGGATCCCCGAGCCACCCAGCCAGGCTCGCGTCAGCTGTCGGCCGTCTGACACCCGTTTTGCGAAAGCCCCATGGAAAATCGGGGGTCCTTCCCCCAAGCCCAGTTTCTTTCTGCTCAACACCTAATAAAGTGGGGGCGTTCGGCAGCACCCCCCAGGACGGGATGCCCCCTCGCATCTCTGCACATTtatatgttgggggggggggggttgtggatGTGAATGATTTGTGACATAATTGGGGGAAAATGAAAAGCGGTTTGGCAAATTCTgagcttttatatatacatatacgtgtgtgtgtgtatatatatatgaaggaaggaaggaaggaaggaaggaaggaaggaaggaaggaaggaaggaaggaaggaaggaaggaaggaaggaaggaaggaaggaaggaaaaaaaaacgatCCAAAAGGGTAGGGGTGAGGATGGTGTTGCCCCTCGAGACTTCCCCTGTAACCATGGCCCCACCCCCTTCCCGGTTTTCACGTTGGAGTTTCAGCTGCTGCAGTTGCTACAGCGGGCAACAGACCCCGGAGGACCACCCAGCCCTGGGTCTGCACCCGACTCCGGAGTGCATTGGTGCCTGGTCACACGTCTGGCGGTTGAGGTGCAGGAAAGAGCTACTCAATCCAGGCTTATTCCCCCAAAAGGAAATGCGAATGAAACCTCAGACAAATGCACGGTAGCTGCTCTTCGCCCAACAGATATATAAGTACCGGGACCCTCCGAGGAAGCCAATTCTGCAGAgtaaggggcagggagggaacgaAGAGCGTGTGTCCGtccgaacaaaaacaaaaacaggaacaaagcCCTGGGCAACACACGGGCTGCAACTGTCCGCGAGACTCCCGCCACCGAGGCTCCGCCCGACGGCCGGGGCCTGCCGGGGCCCAGCCGCGGCCGCCGATGCCCCAAGAGGGGCCGGGcgcaggggaggcaggggggcggggagcggggacgATGTCGGGGCCGCAAACCCCTCCAGCATCCGAGGACTGAGCTGGTCTGCGCGTCTCCGCGTGGCTGCGGCCCCGACAGCCGCTGATGCTCCGGGCCGGACCCCGCGGTCCGCGCTCTCAGGCCGGCCGCGGAGCGCCAGGGGGAGCCGGCCTGGCCGCGtccactcccggcgatgctccaGCGTCCAGCCGGGCGCGAAGCCGCGCTCCGAAGCCCGAGTTCAACTCGGTGCTCTCGCCCGCGACGGGCTCAGAAGCGCCCCAGACGGAGCTGtcccggggggtggggtggggtggggggggaggtctGCAGTAGCAACCCCCGGATTCAGGACTGGGTGTCCATGCAGGGCAGCACCCGCGGCCGTCGAAGGAGGCCACGGTTCCCGAACGCTCAGCAGAGCGCACGCAGGGGTGCGTAAATCCCGGTGTTTTCGGCACCGCCTCTTGGCTTCCCCGGAACCCCGTTTGCTTAGAGGCTGGAACGCGGGATCCCGCGTGGCTGGAAGCAGTTTCCGTCTAGAGCAAAAGGCTGGCTCCCTCTGGCCCAGCAGAACAGCAGGTGACCCGAACGACCGCGAGACACTCAATGTGTGGCCAGCGCTCCGCGGGACACTCCCTTTAGGCGGTTTGAGACGGTCCGAGCATCACTAGCTCGGTGTGTTGTATTTAGGTCCTGCTTAACGAGATCAGGCGGGGTATTTCTAGCGTGTGCGTGTTGCTCCTTTCAGCCGTCTCCTGCGTGGTGGCTCCTGGTCCTCCGTGGAGGTGGGTgcggtggggagggtggggggagttgttttatttgtttctttgcagTTTCAGCTTCTCTTTGCGGCGCCTGGCCTGGGGCGCGCGGCCCTCGTTAGGAACCTCGAGCAGGTACCGCCCTCTAGTGGACAAAGCGTCTTTAGCGGGTCACTTCTTGAGCGTTGCTGCCTCAAACCTGCTTAAGCGTGCCCAGGTTACAGGGAGCGTGTCATGCAGAGTGGAATGGCCCCGGAAGGAGAGGGACACGTACAGAacgactgcatttatttgtgggatatgaaaaatatataatagatgactaatatccatggccagggaaaacaggggttggGAAGaatggtcagtggttggaactaaccacaagtgtgtggggctgagggtaggtaagagagagaagagaccggTATGACACtagtagctgggaatgatcatgctggacaagaccTGAGGGTTAAAACTagataagggatattcttgataacctttcagtaccaatactgtaaaccacaatgcctcaAAAGAGAGAGCTGGCGAGTAAGTgagagcaacagagagagagaagagagagtggagagaagagaggagagaggagaggagaggagaggagaggagaggagaggagaggagaggagaggagaggagaggaggggaggggaggggaggggagaggagaggagggtgagaggagaggagaggagaggagaggagaggagaggagaggagaggagaggagaggagaggagaggagaggagaggagaggagaggaggaggaggggagaggaggggagaagaggggagaggagaggaggggagaggagaggagaggagaggagaggagaggagaggagaggagaggagaggagaggagaggagaggagaggaggggaggggaggggagaggagaggagaggagaggagaggagaggagaggagaggagaggaggggagggaggggaggggaggggaggggagaggaggggaggggaggggaggggaggggagaggagaggagaggagaggagaggagaggagagaaactctaaaggcaggcaggggttgggagttggggtgatgggagggaacagggggacagtgctgggaaatgtactggtggagggatgggtgttggaatgctgtaggactgaagtccaatcatgaacagttttgtgagggtctgtctcacagtgattcaataaaagagtaaaataaaaataaaaaagtacccAGGTTGTTTTCTCCAAGAGGACAGCTGGAACTATcttgtttctctccttttcctaaaCGGTGACCACGACAACGCCAACCATTTGTGAATTAGAGATAAATATACAATCACAATCACCCGGAACCCCCAACTCCAGTGACAAATGTTTCTGATACTGGATTAtacacttctctttttttcctccgtTCTTTATTCTATGCCTTGTTTTAATACTGAAACTGTAGCGAGTACTTAATGTGACTTCCTTTGGGTGTTTGTGCGTGGGGAACGGTGGGGTGGGACTTCCGAGGGAGCTAAGGAGCTCTGGGACCCTTTGGGACCCAACGGCTGCCCCctccatgctctggggaccatgagcACAGGAATCAAACCAATGCCGCTACACCCTGTGTTATCTCCCTCGCCCTGAAGGACACTTTGATAACCTGCTGTCCCCACTCTGACTGGGGCGAAGTCAGCGCTGAGCTCTCCGGGCGGCTGGCAGACTGCAGCCTCCCGAAGTCTGCATTCAGCCCGCCAAGGCTCAGCTTGCAGGGAGAATGTTCCTGcccttcccccttttcttttcttttcttgtttttcactTACGTGAACCTCTTTGGAGACCCAAGTACTTTTCTGCTAGTTCTCAGAATTTGGGGGAaattagtcatcatcatcatcactacaTTCAAGTGTTTCATGCAACTAATGTAGCATCTCTATAAATTAGGCTCTATTGCCTATCATAAGGGCTGatgaaaagcaaaacacacacaagTTACTTGACTTTCTCGGCTCATTCAGCTCCTACCGGAAACCCAAGCATTTAAGTCCTCCCTCCGACTGCCCTCCTGGCTTGGCTCCTGAGTCCAGGTGTttgttctgtgtttgttttgttttggagcgtGGGGAAGGGGCACGCCCaggctcggggcttactcctggctctgcacccagggagcactgctggtgggctcaaggaaccaGGTCTGGCGTGGACCCCTGGCTGGCCACGTGCTAGACAAGCCCCCTCCCTGTACTATGTTCAGGCCCCGTTCTAGATAActagaaaatgattttaagaCATACAAAATATTCTAAAGTAAAGTTAAGGTGAAGCTTGGCACTTTTCATTATCAAAAAAGCCacagatttcatatttttttcagataagAAAAACAATGAA
Coding sequences within:
- the NKX6-1 gene encoding homeobox protein Nkx-6.1; its protein translation is MLAVGAMEGTRQSAFLLSSPPLAALHSMAEMKTPLYPAAYPPLPAGPPSSSSSSSSSSSPSPPLGTHNPGGLKPPAAGGLSSLGSPPQPLSAATPHGINDILSRPSMPLASGAALPSASPSGSSSSSSSSSSSASSASAAAAAAAAAAAAASSPAGLLAGLPRFSSLSPPPPPPGLYFSPSAAAVAAVGRYPKPLAELPGRTPIFWPGVMQSPPWRDARLACTPHQGSILLDKDGKRKHTRPTFSGQQIFALEKTFEQTKYLAGPERARLAYSLGMTESQVKVWFQNRRTKWRKKHAAEMATAKKKQDSETERLKGASENEEEDDDYNKPLDPNSDDEKITQLLKKHKPGGGALLLHAADADGSS